A section of the Paenibacillus odorifer genome encodes:
- a CDS encoding nitroreductase family protein, translated as MKITELIKTRRSIKQFKQTPIGEEELHSWLEAASYAPNHRMTEPWELLFIGSNTRAKLKHKTDFGNAPVVFAVLSKPAATAFERDENVMAAACFVQNFLLAAHEAGVGTYWASLGALPHNREILNVQENYDVIGIFGMGYPEEMPNAKPRTPISSKITYLS; from the coding sequence ATGAAAATAACTGAGCTCATTAAAACCCGTAGAAGTATAAAACAATTCAAACAGACTCCAATAGGTGAAGAGGAGTTACATTCATGGCTGGAGGCTGCAAGTTACGCTCCTAATCATCGTATGACCGAACCTTGGGAGCTTCTTTTCATCGGATCCAATACTAGAGCGAAATTAAAACATAAGACGGATTTTGGCAACGCACCTGTTGTTTTTGCAGTTCTGTCTAAGCCTGCCGCAACTGCGTTTGAACGCGATGAGAATGTTATGGCTGCTGCTTGTTTCGTACAAAATTTCCTATTAGCTGCACATGAAGCAGGTGTAGGTACGTATTGGGCTTCGCTGGGGGCTTTGCCTCATAATCGTGAGATTCTTAATGTTCAAGAAAATTACGATGTTATTGGGATATTTGGAATGGGTTATCCGGAGGAAATGCCGAATGCGAAACCCAGAACACCGATTAGTTCTAAAATCACGTATTTATCTTAA
- a CDS encoding response regulator has product MELELLRAIIVDDEINARKIVPIIIDWQAVGYRFVGEASNGSEALDLIETMKPDVVFTDISMPFMDGLELSRLIKERYPLVKIVIITAHPEFEYAKRSLDIGVQNFILKPLQAEEVRRVAVDLHGKIREETERWNEYQELNRQLKENAVQLKEKFLNDLLSGLWDPDQLDSRFYYFFPDSESSLFSIMLIELQISLEEGEEQRILQSLRCKRFIDYALEEYEGIEVFFDNSQRIVLLNRKDNQNLTKIGEWLAQSLHEKLECKASIGVGSTCKDFNRIKESYKEALEAVRYGKLKGSNAIYFFNEEIHFGGRSWEVKTNEIEEILFFVKAGVLDKAMQSIEKLFQDLEKSKAFSVERARLVSAQFVSTLINSLAEMGVILDNNLSFDISPYKRIFELDSLPDMQQTLLELTEKVTSQVTRARSKKTNNIIHEVKDFIQQEMHIPEMSLSYVSNKFHMNSSYFSRIFKQDIGISFTDYLLKCRMEKAVKLLNETDWKAYQIAEKVGIKDPFYFSNCFKKVMGVSVQEYKKNSFSL; this is encoded by the coding sequence ATGGAGCTTGAACTGCTCAGAGCCATTATTGTGGATGATGAAATTAATGCGAGAAAAATTGTTCCCATTATTATAGATTGGCAAGCGGTTGGTTACAGATTCGTAGGTGAGGCCTCGAATGGAAGCGAAGCGTTAGATTTGATCGAAACGATGAAACCGGATGTAGTATTTACAGATATCAGTATGCCTTTTATGGATGGGCTGGAATTAAGCCGGTTGATAAAAGAAAGGTATCCGCTAGTCAAAATTGTGATCATCACTGCACATCCCGAATTCGAATATGCAAAAAGAAGTCTGGACATTGGAGTACAAAATTTTATCTTGAAGCCGCTTCAAGCCGAGGAAGTACGAAGAGTTGCGGTAGATCTTCATGGGAAAATCCGGGAAGAGACAGAGCGGTGGAACGAATATCAGGAGCTGAATCGACAGTTAAAAGAAAATGCCGTTCAACTAAAAGAAAAATTTCTAAATGATTTGCTATCAGGCCTCTGGGACCCCGATCAGCTGGACAGCCGGTTCTATTACTTTTTTCCTGACTCAGAGAGCAGCCTGTTTTCAATCATGCTCATTGAACTTCAAATCTCCTTAGAAGAAGGGGAGGAACAACGAATCCTGCAGTCTTTGCGTTGTAAGAGGTTTATTGATTACGCGCTTGAAGAGTATGAGGGAATCGAAGTTTTTTTTGATAACAGTCAACGAATAGTCCTTCTCAATAGAAAAGATAATCAGAATCTTACGAAGATTGGAGAGTGGCTGGCCCAATCGCTCCATGAAAAGCTTGAATGTAAAGCTTCCATTGGCGTAGGGAGTACCTGCAAGGATTTCAATAGGATCAAAGAATCCTATAAAGAGGCGCTGGAGGCAGTTAGATATGGTAAGTTAAAGGGCAGTAACGCTATCTATTTTTTTAATGAAGAAATTCATTTCGGAGGCCGATCCTGGGAAGTTAAGACGAATGAAATTGAGGAGATTTTGTTTTTTGTAAAAGCTGGTGTCTTAGACAAGGCTATGCAATCCATCGAGAAATTGTTTCAGGATTTGGAGAAGTCCAAAGCTTTTTCTGTGGAACGAGCTAGGTTGGTTTCCGCCCAATTTGTCTCCACATTAATCAATTCACTCGCTGAAATGGGAGTTATACTAGATAATAATCTTTCATTCGATATTTCGCCATATAAAAGGATTTTTGAGCTCGATAGCCTGCCAGACATGCAACAGACATTGCTAGAACTCACAGAGAAGGTAACCTCTCAAGTAACCCGGGCACGAAGTAAAAAAACCAATAATATTATCCATGAAGTTAAAGATTTTATTCAACAGGAGATGCACATTCCGGAGATGTCTTTATCCTATGTATCGAATAAATTCCACATGAATTCCAGTTACTTTAGCCGGATCTTTAAGCAGGACATAGGGATTAGCTTTACGGATTATCTTCTCAAGTGCAGAATGGAAAAAGCGGTGAAGCTTCTGAATGAAACGGATTGGAAAGCTTATCAAATTGCTGAAAAGGTAGGCATTAAAGATCCATTTTACTTCAGTAACTGTTTTAAAAAAGTAATGGGAGTATCCGTTCAGGAGTATAAGAAAAATAGTTTTTCCCTATAA
- a CDS encoding ABC transporter ATP-binding protein yields the protein MWKLKHYLRPYWVWCVLAPLLMLVEVTMDLLQPTLMASIVDKGVMTKDLSHIFSTGLIMLGVAFIGLIGGVGCTIFSSIASQNFGNDLRISLFEHIQKFSNKNLDQLKTGSLITRLTNDVVQLQTFVQMILRSIRSPLLLVGSLVMAIRISPMLTLILAVAVPLLSLILYGLIRLSFPLFQKMQVKLDGVNTVLQENLSGIRVVKAFVRANHEQKRFNTANKDYTEIAIKAVRLMSLNMPLMMLVLNASIVAVLWFGGVQSWNGGLPVGQLIAFINYITQLLMSMLMLSNMLTFFSRAKVSADRENEVFSTISEITEVANAKKDAIHNGRIVFDNVSFAYDPTDENLVLDGINFTAEPGETVAILGATGTGKSSLVSLIPRFYEVSSGAITIDGSDTRMIALEDLRSRIGYVMQQAILFSGTIRDNIRYGRSDATDEDVEEAAIAAEAHNFILELPQGYDTELGQRGINLSGGQKQRLSIARALLIQPTILIMDDSTSALDAATESRIRQMLKTRLRSSTNILIAQRVTSVIDADRILVLENGRIAVQGTHEGLMNSSEIYRDIWRSQMKGEEVPYVKA from the coding sequence ATGTGGAAGCTTAAGCATTATTTGAGGCCATATTGGGTGTGGTGTGTGTTGGCACCATTGCTGATGCTGGTCGAAGTGACTATGGATTTACTGCAGCCCACGCTCATGGCGAGCATTGTGGATAAGGGTGTTATGACAAAAGATTTGTCTCATATTTTCTCGACCGGACTGATTATGCTTGGTGTAGCGTTTATCGGTCTAATTGGTGGGGTGGGCTGCACTATTTTTTCGAGTATTGCTTCTCAAAACTTCGGTAATGATTTGCGGATTAGCTTGTTTGAACATATTCAGAAATTTTCTAACAAGAACCTGGATCAATTGAAGACGGGCTCACTGATTACGCGATTAACAAATGATGTGGTGCAGCTGCAAACCTTTGTGCAAATGATTTTGCGGAGTATTCGATCTCCATTGCTATTAGTCGGAAGCTTGGTGATGGCCATCCGGATTAGTCCTATGCTGACCCTCATCCTAGCCGTTGCCGTGCCACTCTTGAGTTTAATATTGTATGGGTTAATCCGACTTTCTTTTCCTTTGTTTCAAAAAATGCAGGTCAAATTAGACGGTGTGAACACAGTGTTGCAGGAAAATTTATCCGGCATCCGTGTAGTCAAAGCATTCGTCCGCGCTAATCATGAACAGAAACGCTTTAATACAGCTAACAAGGATTATACAGAAATTGCGATAAAAGCGGTACGGTTAATGTCATTAAATATGCCGCTAATGATGCTTGTACTCAATGCCAGTATTGTTGCTGTACTATGGTTTGGGGGAGTGCAAAGCTGGAACGGTGGGCTGCCAGTTGGTCAGCTGATCGCTTTTATTAACTATATAACCCAATTGTTGATGTCAATGCTGATGTTAAGCAATATGTTGACCTTCTTCTCACGAGCCAAGGTTTCTGCCGATCGGGAGAATGAAGTATTTTCCACCATTAGTGAGATTACAGAAGTTGCCAACGCTAAAAAAGATGCCATACACAACGGTCGGATCGTATTTGACAATGTATCTTTTGCTTATGATCCTACGGATGAAAATCTAGTGTTAGACGGTATTAATTTCACTGCGGAGCCAGGAGAAACAGTGGCCATTCTTGGTGCCACCGGTACTGGTAAATCATCATTGGTCAGCCTTATTCCCCGGTTTTACGAAGTGTCCTCTGGCGCAATCACAATTGACGGCTCCGACACTCGTATGATTGCTCTGGAAGATTTGCGCAGCAGAATCGGATATGTTATGCAGCAGGCTATTCTGTTCAGCGGTACTATCCGCGATAATATCCGATATGGCAGATCGGATGCCACAGATGAGGATGTGGAAGAAGCAGCAATAGCCGCTGAAGCTCACAATTTCATTTTAGAACTTCCACAGGGTTACGATACAGAGCTCGGCCAGCGTGGCATTAACCTGTCCGGTGGGCAAAAGCAGCGGCTTTCGATTGCACGGGCACTTTTAATTCAGCCAACAATCCTCATTATGGATGACAGCACTAGTGCGCTCGATGCAGCGACAGAGTCACGAATCCGGCAGATGTTAAAAACACGGCTGCGCAGCAGCACGAATATTTTGATAGCTCAGCGTGTCACCTCTGTAATTGACGCTGATCGCATTCTGGTATTAGAAAACGGCCGAATTGCTGTACAAGGTACACATGAGGGGCTGATGAACAGCAGTGAAATATACAGAGATATTTGGAGATCACAGATGAAGGGAGAGGAGGTGCCTTATGTCAAAGCTTAA